CTTCAAGGACTTCTCAGAAGAAACCGTAAAGGTGATTTCTTCTGTGCCCAACGATAAACTTTTACTCATTGATAAAGATGTAAAAGACCTTAAGGGCAAGTATAAAGCAGTTTCTGAAAATTTTGAAAATGATATTTACGATGTGCTGGCCTCTGCTATGGATAGGTTAAGTAAGTACCAGCGTATCAACCTAATTTTTCCGGACGGAAACCAGTACGTGCCTGAGATAATGGCGGGCTTTAAAAAGTTTTGCGCAGAGTACCATTATGAGTACTGCATCACCAACGTATTTGATGCGGATATGGTAAAGCCTCGTAGTCTGTATATCGTGATTGAAGAAGATGAGCTGGTAAATATTATTAAGTACTGTAAAAATAATCAGCTGGAGATTGGTAAAGACGTAGGCATTATCTCATACAATGATACGCCCATCAAAGAAGTACTACATGATGGTATTGCAGTTATCTCTACAGACTTTAAGAAAATGGGAGAAAGTGCTGCCCGCCTGTTACTGGAAAAACGCACCGAAAAGCTTAACAATCCGTTTTATATGATTCGGAGACCTTCATTTTAGGTGAAAACTTTTACTTTTTATCAGTAAACCTGCCCCAAAGGCAGGTTTTTTTATGCGAAACATCCATATAAAAGGGTTACATCCAAAGCTATAGCCTGTACCAAAGAGCAATTCACCTTAAACCACATGCTCATGGAAAAATTTTTTCAACCCCACTACAAAAGCCTGCTAAGCTTGTTACTGACCATCGGTATTTTTGCCGGCTGTACTAAAGATGAAGAAGCACTTGTACCTGAGATGACAGATGATACTCAGGATCAGAAAGA
This window of the Porifericola rhodea genome carries:
- a CDS encoding GntR family transcriptional regulator, which codes for MPTINFTQIQEDSRTPKYEQIMNLIKSDIENGIFKRGERIPSINETSEDFLISRDTVEKAYTKLRELGIIKSVPGKGYYVNCDQPIDTIRVLLIINKISAHKKKIVQAFVETLGEQASVETCVHHYSTEMLKRILDENQGNYHYYAIIPCFKDFSEETVKVISSVPNDKLLLIDKDVKDLKGKYKAVSENFENDIYDVLASAMDRLSKYQRINLIFPDGNQYVPEIMAGFKKFCAEYHYEYCITNVFDADMVKPRSLYIVIEEDELVNIIKYCKNNQLEIGKDVGIISYNDTPIKEVLHDGIAVISTDFKKMGESAARLLLEKRTEKLNNPFYMIRRPSF